One part of the Humulus lupulus chromosome 9, drHumLupu1.1, whole genome shotgun sequence genome encodes these proteins:
- the LOC133799438 gene encoding expansin-like B1 produces MKKQLCALLGILLFPVLLCASTFTDSRATYYGTPDGYGTPSGACGFGEYGRVVNNGYVSAVSRALYKDGAGCGACYKVRCKNPQLCSYNGVDVVVTDYGEGDRTDFILSPRAFSSLALPNADKELFNYGVVEVEYTRISCKYPGFKDQVSYKINENGNYPYYLALSVLYVSGQNDITAVELWQEDTKQWKPMRRAYGAVWDMTNPPTRGPITLRFQATTSLGYTYWVRSANAIPKVWKAGATYKATVKLITK; encoded by the exons ATGAAGAAACAACTATGTGCTCTTCTTGGCATTCTGCTTTTTCCAGTATTATTATGTGCTTCTACGTTTACAGATTCAAGAGCCACCTATTATGGCACCCCTGACGGCTATGGGACTCCAA GTGGAGCTTGCGGATTTGGCGAATATGGAAGGGTGGTCAATAATGGCTATGTCTCAGCAGTATCTAGGGCACTGTACAAGGATGGAGCTGGTTGTGGGGCATGCTATAAG GTTAGATGCAAAAACCCCCAACTTTGCAGCTACAATGGGGTGGACGTAGTAGTGACTGATTATGGGGAAGGAGATAGAACTGACTTCATCCTCAGCCCACGAGCCTTCTCAAGCTTGGCTCTTCCCAACGCAGACAAAGAGTTGTTCAATTATGGTGTGGTTGAAGTAGAATATACAAGGATCTCTTGTAAGTACCCGGGTTTCAAGGACCAGGTTTCTTACAAGATCAATGAAAACGGCAATTATCCATACTACTTGGCTTTGAGTGTTTTATATGTAAGCGGCCAAAACGACATCACAGCAGTTGAATTGTGGCAG GAGGACACCAAACAGTGGAAGCCCATGCGTAGAGCCTATGGGGCAGTTTGGGACATGACAAATCCACCAACGAGGGGACCAATCACCTTGAGGTTCCAAGCTACAACCAGTTTAGGGTACACTTATTGGGTTCGCTCTGCCAATGCCATACCCAAAGTCTGGAAAGCTGGGGCTACTTATAAGGCCACCGTTAAGCTCATcactaaataa